In a single window of the Renibacterium salmoninarum ATCC 33209 genome:
- the nusA gene encoding transcription termination factor NusA, which yields MDIDMSALRLLEREREIPLEKLIPTIEQALLVAYRKSPGAFEQARAEIDRKSGHVTIWATEIDDDGAPVGEFEDTPAGFGRIAASTARQIILQRLRDVEDENVLGEFRGKEGELVSGQIQQGHNPNMVQVNLGTVEGVLPPTEQSPGERYPHGSRIRAFVVDVHRGQKGPSITLSRSHPGLVRKLFELEVPEIADKSVEIVALAREAGHRTKIAVKAHRPGINAKGACIGEMGSRVRAVMTELNDEKIDIVDFSEDPATFIASSLSPSRVNSVTITDEATRSARVIVPDYQLSLAIGKEGQNARLAAKLTGWRIDIISDAVAEPTEPAAE from the coding sequence ATGGATATTGACATGAGCGCGCTGCGTTTGCTGGAGCGCGAACGTGAAATTCCGCTAGAGAAGCTCATCCCGACCATTGAGCAGGCGCTTCTTGTGGCCTATCGCAAGTCTCCTGGCGCTTTTGAGCAGGCTCGGGCGGAGATTGATCGCAAGAGCGGTCACGTGACCATTTGGGCCACCGAAATCGACGACGACGGCGCACCCGTGGGTGAGTTCGAAGATACCCCCGCTGGCTTTGGCCGCATTGCCGCCAGCACAGCGCGCCAGATCATCTTGCAGCGACTGCGTGATGTTGAGGATGAGAACGTTCTTGGCGAGTTCCGCGGCAAAGAAGGCGAACTAGTCTCCGGCCAAATTCAGCAGGGACACAATCCCAACATGGTCCAGGTCAATCTGGGCACAGTCGAAGGCGTGCTGCCGCCAACTGAGCAGTCGCCAGGGGAGCGTTACCCGCATGGCAGCCGGATTCGGGCCTTTGTTGTTGACGTGCATCGCGGCCAAAAAGGTCCATCAATTACCCTGTCCCGTTCACACCCGGGCTTGGTTCGGAAGCTTTTCGAGTTGGAAGTTCCAGAAATTGCGGACAAGTCCGTGGAAATCGTGGCGCTTGCGCGTGAAGCCGGCCACCGCACCAAAATCGCTGTTAAGGCTCATCGGCCCGGGATCAACGCTAAGGGAGCTTGCATCGGTGAGATGGGTTCGCGAGTACGTGCCGTGATGACGGAGCTCAATGACGAGAAGATCGACATCGTCGACTTCAGCGAAGATCCGGCAACCTTTATTGCCAGCTCACTTTCGCCGTCGCGCGTTAACTCAGTGACCATCACGGATGAGGCAACTCGTTCAGCACGGGTGATTGTGCCGGATTACCAGCTTTCACTGGCGATTGGCAAAGAAGGCCAAAATGCCCGGCTGGCAGCCAAGCTCACCGGTTGGCGAATCGACATCATTTCGGATGCGGTAGCAGAACCAACTGAGC
- a CDS encoding sulfite exporter TauE/SafE family protein, giving the protein MLSGFEDISFFTILLIVVAGFAAGWIDAVVGGGGLIQLPVMLMIPGITPIQALETNKMGSIFGTATSSVTYYRRVKPDLKTALPMAVVALAGSFAGALLAANLPQSVFKPIIVAALIAVAIFTAVKPNIGELTALRHRGHRHYVLACLIGAVIGFYDGVIGPGTGSFLIIALVTEMGYAFLEASAKAKIVNLATNPGALLFFLPHGSLLWGVGLVLGGSNMAGGYLGARMAVAKGSKFIRIVFLAVVAVLIVKLGWDVLQENLLHAS; this is encoded by the coding sequence ATGCTTTCCGGCTTCGAGGACATCTCATTTTTTACGATCCTGCTGATTGTCGTGGCTGGTTTTGCGGCAGGCTGGATTGATGCCGTTGTAGGCGGCGGTGGGCTAATCCAGCTGCCGGTGATGCTGATGATTCCTGGAATTACGCCGATTCAGGCCTTGGAGACTAATAAAATGGGCTCCATTTTTGGCACGGCGACCAGCTCAGTAACGTACTATCGACGGGTAAAACCTGATCTAAAGACCGCGTTACCCATGGCGGTTGTCGCGTTGGCTGGCAGCTTTGCCGGTGCTTTGCTTGCCGCGAATCTGCCGCAGTCAGTTTTCAAGCCGATCATTGTGGCGGCGCTTATTGCGGTAGCGATATTTACCGCGGTGAAGCCTAATATTGGCGAGCTAACCGCCTTGCGGCATCGTGGGCACCGGCACTATGTTCTCGCGTGTCTGATCGGTGCGGTGATTGGTTTTTATGACGGTGTGATTGGTCCCGGTACTGGATCATTTTTGATTATCGCGCTGGTCACCGAGATGGGTTACGCTTTTTTAGAAGCCAGCGCCAAAGCAAAAATCGTCAATTTGGCTACTAACCCCGGTGCGTTGTTGTTTTTCTTACCGCATGGTTCATTGCTGTGGGGAGTGGGTTTGGTGCTGGGCGGATCGAATATGGCTGGTGGTTACCTGGGCGCCCGAATGGCGGTGGCTAAGGGAAGTAAATTCATTCGGATTGTGTTCTTGGCCGTGGTGGCAGTATTGATCGTCAAACTGGGCTGGGACGTGCTGCAGGAGAATCTGCTGCACGCTAGCTGA
- a CDS encoding LCP family protein, producing the protein MNYKLMIKPSDTMDNSGLYEKLLGRDRRQKRRRRIVISSVAALVAVLLCVGGFVVYSWVSLQNGIHRSDILGHQVPPLNGDQNILVMGLDSRLDEDGKPLPAEDYDALHSGDSSDGGYNANVLMLLHVPANGAKATVISIPRDDYVDIPGAPKGQTKAKIKEAYGLALAEATDQLTGKDGMSAEQVYQKARDAGRKAELATVSKFLGGVQIDHFVEVTMGAFLGIAKAVAPITVCLNNATQDSYSGADFKAGVQQLDAQQAVSFVRQRRDTANPKIQLTDLDRARRQQAFIASVGHQLKDQGTFQDIGKLQGILNSVKSKIAVDSGLDLITFAQQAKSLAAGNMAFSTLPIVKFGYTNSGEAINIVDLAQIKSTVKDLLEPASSQQPSTAAGSGSATPTPGNSSPQAPTESGDSGSAPAQDNHYDDWTGALQGGAVACVN; encoded by the coding sequence GTGAACTATAAATTAATGATTAAGCCTTCCGACACTATGGATAATTCGGGCCTGTACGAGAAGTTACTGGGCCGCGACCGGCGACAAAAGCGCCGACGTCGGATAGTCATCAGTTCGGTGGCGGCGCTCGTCGCAGTCCTACTGTGCGTCGGTGGTTTTGTTGTTTACAGCTGGGTCAGTTTGCAAAACGGTATTCATCGTTCGGATATTTTGGGTCATCAAGTACCGCCGCTCAACGGCGATCAAAACATCTTGGTCATGGGGCTAGACAGCAGGCTGGACGAAGACGGGAAACCACTGCCAGCTGAAGATTACGATGCCTTGCATTCAGGTGATTCCAGCGATGGCGGCTACAACGCAAACGTACTCATGCTTTTGCATGTGCCAGCAAATGGTGCCAAAGCTACCGTCATCTCGATTCCCCGCGACGACTATGTGGACATTCCTGGTGCGCCGAAGGGCCAAACGAAGGCGAAGATCAAAGAAGCCTACGGTCTTGCTCTGGCCGAGGCCACGGATCAATTGACCGGCAAGGACGGGATGAGCGCGGAGCAGGTGTACCAAAAAGCCCGAGATGCTGGACGTAAAGCTGAGCTTGCCACGGTTTCGAAGTTCCTGGGTGGGGTGCAAATAGACCATTTTGTCGAAGTAACGATGGGCGCTTTCTTGGGGATTGCCAAAGCGGTTGCACCGATTACCGTCTGCTTGAACAATGCTACTCAAGACAGCTACTCAGGTGCAGATTTTAAGGCCGGTGTGCAACAGCTAGACGCTCAACAGGCGGTTTCTTTTGTGCGTCAGCGCCGCGATACCGCGAACCCGAAAATTCAGTTGACCGACTTAGACCGGGCGCGCAGACAACAAGCCTTTATTGCCTCGGTAGGGCACCAGCTCAAAGACCAAGGAACGTTCCAAGATATTGGCAAACTGCAAGGAATTCTCAACTCGGTGAAGTCCAAGATTGCCGTGGACTCTGGTTTGGACCTGATTACCTTTGCGCAACAGGCAAAGTCGTTAGCTGCTGGCAATATGGCATTTAGCACGCTGCCAATTGTGAAATTTGGCTACACCAATAGCGGCGAAGCAATCAATATTGTTGACCTGGCGCAAATCAAAAGCACGGTTAAAGACCTACTGGAACCGGCTAGTAGCCAACAACCTTCGACGGCGGCAGGTAGCGGCTCCGCGACACCAACACCTGGCAATTCAAGTCCGCAGGCGCCCACTGAGTCTGGCGATTCCGGCAGTGCTCCTGCGCAGGACAACCATTACGATGACTGGACCGGTGCGCTGCAAGGTGGAGCGGTGGCCTGTGTTAACTAG
- a CDS encoding proline--tRNA ligase: MVLRLSTLFLRTLREDPVDAEIASHKLMVRAGYIRRAAPGIYSWLPLGLRVLGKVEAIIREEMAAIGSQEVHFPALLPCEPYEATNRWTEYGDGIFRLKDRKGNDYLLAPTHEEMFTLLVKDLYGSYKDLPVSLFQIQNKYRDEARPRAGLMRGREFIMKDSYSFDIDDAGLDISYEAHRAAYFKIFERLSLEVVAVKATAGAMGGSKSEEFLHPTPVGEDTYVRSAGGYAANVEAVSTVVPADIDFADLADAMVHDTPNTPTIETLVAAANSMVPRADAPWTAADTLKNVVLAVDLPAVGDKKAERRLVVIGVPGDRGVDLKRIEANISTHLGIGGEVEIEPANDEDLKKNQLLVKGYIGPGLSLDAAVLGLESSSKLLYLVDPRVVSGTSWITGANEHGKHVFGLVAGRDFAWDGVIEAVEIREGDEAPDGSGPLEIARGIETGHVFQLGRKYAEIFDLKVLDQNGKQVVVTMGSYGVGVTRAVAAIAEGNNDDRGLVWPIAVAPADVHVVAVGRDSEVFETAEKLAADLEAAGLDVILDDRQKVSPGVKFGDAELIGVPMVLAVGRGLVDGVVELKNRRTGEPNNVPVADTVAEVLALRETLS; encoded by the coding sequence GTGGTTCTTCGACTCTCTACCTTGTTCCTGCGCACTTTGCGAGAAGATCCGGTTGACGCCGAGATTGCCAGCCACAAACTTATGGTTCGAGCTGGTTACATCCGGCGGGCGGCTCCTGGAATTTACAGCTGGCTACCGCTGGGTCTACGGGTCCTGGGCAAAGTCGAAGCAATTATTCGCGAGGAAATGGCTGCCATTGGTTCTCAAGAAGTCCATTTTCCTGCCTTGTTGCCGTGTGAGCCTTATGAGGCGACAAATCGTTGGACCGAATACGGCGATGGAATTTTTCGGCTCAAAGACCGTAAAGGCAACGACTATTTGCTTGCGCCCACGCATGAGGAAATGTTCACGCTCCTGGTCAAGGATCTCTACGGCTCCTACAAAGACCTGCCCGTAAGTCTTTTTCAGATCCAGAACAAGTACCGTGACGAAGCTCGTCCGCGTGCGGGCCTGATGCGCGGTCGCGAGTTCATCATGAAGGATTCGTATTCCTTCGACATTGACGACGCCGGCCTGGACATTAGCTATGAAGCGCACCGGGCCGCTTATTTCAAGATTTTCGAACGGTTAAGCCTAGAAGTAGTTGCGGTCAAAGCCACTGCTGGCGCCATGGGCGGCTCGAAGAGCGAAGAGTTCCTGCACCCGACCCCGGTTGGCGAAGATACTTATGTGCGCTCAGCGGGCGGATACGCGGCGAATGTTGAAGCGGTTAGCACTGTAGTGCCCGCGGATATCGACTTCGCTGATCTGGCTGATGCTATGGTGCATGACACGCCAAATACGCCGACCATCGAAACCTTGGTAGCGGCGGCGAATTCGATGGTTCCCCGCGCTGATGCGCCGTGGACTGCAGCAGATACGCTCAAGAATGTGGTGCTCGCAGTAGATCTGCCTGCGGTGGGGGATAAGAAAGCTGAGCGACGACTCGTCGTCATCGGCGTTCCTGGCGACCGCGGTGTAGATCTGAAGCGAATAGAAGCCAACATCTCCACGCACCTCGGCATTGGTGGCGAAGTTGAGATTGAACCCGCAAATGACGAGGACTTGAAGAAGAACCAGCTACTCGTCAAGGGCTACATTGGCCCGGGACTTTCGCTCGATGCTGCGGTACTGGGTCTTGAGAGTAGCAGCAAGCTTTTGTACCTTGTGGACCCGAGAGTAGTTTCCGGCACCAGCTGGATCACCGGAGCCAACGAGCACGGCAAGCACGTCTTCGGCCTGGTCGCTGGCCGGGACTTTGCGTGGGATGGCGTGATTGAAGCGGTCGAAATCCGCGAAGGAGACGAAGCGCCGGACGGCTCGGGCCCGCTGGAAATTGCGCGTGGCATTGAGACGGGTCACGTGTTCCAGCTCGGGCGCAAATATGCTGAAATCTTCGACTTGAAGGTATTGGACCAGAATGGCAAGCAAGTTGTTGTCACGATGGGTTCCTACGGCGTTGGTGTTACCCGCGCGGTCGCGGCAATTGCTGAAGGCAATAACGATGACCGCGGTTTGGTTTGGCCCATTGCGGTCGCCCCCGCTGATGTGCACGTCGTCGCCGTCGGTCGAGACAGCGAAGTTTTCGAGACTGCGGAAAAGCTAGCGGCAGATTTGGAAGCAGCTGGGCTTGATGTGATTTTGGATGACCGGCAAAAAGTCTCTCCCGGAGTCAAATTTGGCGACGCCGAATTGATCGGCGTGCCGATGGTGTTGGCTGTTGGCCGCGGGCTGGTAGACGGCGTCGTCGAACTGAAAAACCGTCGCACCGGTGAGCCGAACAACGTTCCGGTTGCTGACACGGTTGCTGAGGTTCTCGCTTTGCGCGAGACCCTCAGCTAA
- a CDS encoding aminoglycoside phosphotransferase family protein, producing MTVPIPADLAQRYSNTAERRAWLTRLPGLIESAFERWDLSSDLLPGQQPWNGFTGIAIPVLRQGADQAVLKIAFPYEDIGHEAATLKLWGGHGAARLLDHDAADFALLLERLDADRWLQSAPMPDAIRVWGAVMKELSIKQDIRPEWSQIPSLADQAERWSDDFPADWARLDEPFPRWLLEAALEVCQTRGVLGRRESNDVLLHGDLHGMNVLARPGTTGWEAKDFQAIDPQGWLGEAEYAVAPMLNNRLKDLPESNPELALLDRLNLLCAAAGLDAEIARQWCIVREVEDALWPAGKADHLKDLQRCLWIGSTLAGRTISDLPHPHSLEII from the coding sequence ATGACAGTCCCGATTCCCGCCGATTTAGCGCAGAGATACAGCAACACTGCCGAGCGGCGAGCCTGGCTAACTAGGCTTCCGGGTCTCATTGAAAGCGCATTTGAGCGTTGGGACTTGAGCTCAGACTTATTGCCTGGTCAACAGCCGTGGAATGGCTTTACCGGCATCGCTATTCCGGTGCTCCGTCAAGGCGCTGACCAAGCCGTGCTCAAGATTGCTTTCCCTTACGAGGATATTGGCCATGAAGCCGCGACTTTGAAGCTCTGGGGCGGCCACGGCGCAGCACGCTTACTCGACCACGACGCAGCCGATTTTGCCTTACTTCTGGAACGACTGGATGCGGATCGTTGGCTGCAATCCGCGCCAATGCCAGATGCTATTCGGGTCTGGGGTGCAGTGATGAAAGAGCTGTCCATCAAGCAAGATATTCGTCCTGAGTGGAGTCAGATCCCCTCGCTCGCCGACCAGGCTGAGCGATGGAGCGATGATTTTCCCGCGGATTGGGCCCGGCTCGATGAACCCTTTCCGCGTTGGCTGCTGGAAGCTGCGTTAGAGGTTTGCCAAACCCGGGGAGTGCTGGGTCGCAGAGAGTCCAACGATGTACTGTTGCATGGCGATCTGCACGGCATGAACGTGTTGGCTCGGCCTGGAACCACCGGTTGGGAAGCAAAAGACTTCCAGGCCATCGATCCGCAAGGCTGGCTGGGCGAGGCCGAATACGCCGTCGCACCAATGCTCAACAACCGGCTAAAAGATTTACCTGAAAGCAATCCTGAACTCGCATTGCTCGATCGGCTCAACCTGCTGTGTGCGGCCGCCGGGCTTGACGCAGAAATCGCTAGGCAATGGTGCATTGTGCGCGAAGTTGAGGATGCTCTTTGGCCAGCCGGAAAAGCTGACCACCTCAAGGACCTGCAACGCTGCCTATGGATTGGCAGCACGCTCGCTGGCCGCACGATCTCCGACTTACCTCACCCGCATAGCTTAGAAATCATCTGA
- a CDS encoding DUF4439 domain-containing protein — protein sequence MTDPEIAQNSDDDSSLPSSSTGSAAQSVESDAKSKSAKTRKPRRASLPAGPPVAAVSVPVIIIAESNSAEAIAPDLPEAKPAPELEAVPLAEVAPVTELAPAESAPAESAPEKPAPEKPAPAESATQSEPSPEARLEPEPAPVPEPELSSEPESIPVPEPEIPAMAIPAEIEPLEHATRQSLRASEASEKAQEKAREKAKDFEHPERRLGRNVWNWSRRVLLLLLVAVLVLATGSIISNRNNESQQISATEQGRQDSLSSANELLTQLKALAPDSATAPAANYAVGVLNASIEALTRPSATSSASPTAPSSSATTPVAVAAVVDGLAKAALSNLSTARNTEPGMARLLAAIGIGQAISAQYLAKQAGITVPMVAIPAVTPPEASSCATPTAPPADTKLGSAQALAAVALAEQKAVYAYQVAATRLATPESAKTAFGLLAQHQDALSQTRAQFRAQCLQSPLPEPAFITLDQSFLAQPVPGLATLQDQLSISYADLVGLSDGALRDWAIEKMLSSSKDQLNWAAPPQKLPGLAS from the coding sequence GTGACCGATCCAGAAATTGCCCAGAATTCCGACGACGACAGTTCCCTGCCGTCGTCTTCCACGGGCTCTGCTGCTCAATCGGTCGAATCCGATGCGAAATCCAAATCTGCAAAAACTCGCAAGCCACGCCGCGCAAGCTTGCCCGCTGGGCCTCCTGTTGCCGCAGTTTCAGTGCCGGTCATCATTATCGCGGAGAGCAATTCAGCCGAAGCAATAGCGCCAGACTTGCCGGAAGCGAAACCCGCTCCGGAGCTAGAAGCAGTGCCTCTAGCGGAAGTGGCGCCGGTAACGGAATTGGCCCCCGCGGAGTCAGCGCCCGCGGAGTCAGCACCCGAGAAACCAGCACCCGAGAAACCAGCACCCGCAGAGTCAGCAACCCAGTCGGAGCCGAGTCCGGAAGCGCGCTTAGAACCAGAGCCGGCACCCGTTCCAGAGCCCGAGCTGAGCTCAGAACCCGAGTCAATTCCCGTTCCAGAACCCGAAATACCCGCGATGGCGATTCCAGCAGAAATCGAACCGCTGGAACACGCCACTCGACAGTCGTTGCGCGCCTCTGAGGCCAGCGAGAAAGCGCAGGAAAAAGCTCGCGAAAAAGCCAAAGACTTCGAGCATCCGGAACGTCGGCTTGGCCGCAATGTGTGGAACTGGTCGCGACGAGTGCTACTGCTATTGCTTGTTGCCGTCCTGGTGCTCGCTACCGGCAGCATTATCAGCAACCGAAATAATGAGTCTCAGCAGATTTCGGCAACCGAGCAGGGCAGGCAAGATTCGCTCAGTTCGGCCAACGAGTTACTTACCCAGCTCAAAGCTCTTGCCCCTGATAGCGCAACGGCTCCGGCGGCAAATTACGCCGTCGGAGTTCTCAACGCCTCAATCGAAGCGCTGACCCGGCCCTCAGCTACCAGCAGTGCTAGCCCCACGGCCCCGTCATCCTCTGCGACAACTCCGGTTGCTGTTGCCGCCGTCGTCGATGGACTGGCAAAAGCGGCACTGTCAAACTTGTCCACGGCGCGCAACACTGAGCCTGGTATGGCCCGCTTGCTTGCCGCAATCGGTATTGGGCAAGCAATTTCTGCCCAGTATCTTGCCAAACAAGCAGGCATCACGGTGCCTATGGTGGCTATTCCTGCAGTCACACCGCCCGAGGCATCCTCTTGTGCCACGCCAACTGCCCCTCCTGCCGACACCAAACTCGGCAGCGCTCAGGCCTTGGCAGCTGTCGCCTTGGCGGAGCAAAAGGCCGTCTACGCTTACCAAGTAGCCGCGACTCGATTGGCGACGCCGGAATCAGCCAAGACGGCATTTGGGCTGCTGGCGCAACATCAAGATGCCTTGAGCCAGACGAGGGCGCAATTCCGTGCACAATGCCTGCAATCACCCTTGCCAGAACCGGCATTCATCACCTTAGACCAAAGCTTTTTAGCCCAGCCTGTGCCGGGACTCGCAACCCTTCAAGATCAGCTCAGTATTAGCTACGCCGATTTGGTTGGCCTCAGCGATGGTGCGCTCCGAGACTGGGCCATCGAGAAAATGCTCTCGAGCAGCAAAGACCAGCTCAACTGGGCCGCGCCACCTCAAAAGCTGCCCGGTCTGGCGTCCTGA
- a CDS encoding PadR family transcriptional regulator, whose protein sequence is MAPYSTRLLVLGVVRIFEPAHGYLLLQELNSWKVDQWANVKPGSVYSALSTLAKDGLLEVVEPTKDDGGSAAKTSYRTTAAGIEEFTRLVKHALTDTDSHTIATTMSSIGFLAFLTRAEVLTLLGERLRACTARLAELNSAIDNFDTTGPEAPPHVVEHFYFMKSIVEGNLSWTRGIIARLERGDYSFRGEEPKWTPPEDDPIWGNRHFDR, encoded by the coding sequence ATGGCCCCCTACTCCACCCGGTTGCTCGTGCTCGGCGTCGTGCGCATTTTCGAACCGGCACATGGCTACTTACTCCTCCAAGAACTCAATTCTTGGAAAGTCGATCAATGGGCCAATGTGAAACCGGGTTCGGTGTACTCCGCCCTCAGCACGCTGGCCAAGGATGGCCTCTTGGAGGTAGTTGAACCGACCAAGGACGACGGCGGATCCGCGGCCAAAACGTCTTACCGCACCACTGCGGCTGGCATCGAGGAATTCACTCGGCTGGTCAAGCATGCTCTGACCGATACTGACTCGCATACTATCGCCACCACTATGTCTAGCATCGGGTTCTTGGCGTTCCTGACCCGAGCAGAGGTTTTGACGCTGCTGGGTGAACGCCTGCGAGCGTGTACCGCGCGACTCGCAGAGCTCAACAGCGCAATCGATAATTTCGACACCACGGGTCCGGAAGCTCCGCCACACGTCGTAGAGCATTTCTATTTTATGAAGTCGATCGTCGAAGGCAATTTGTCCTGGACCCGCGGGATCATCGCCCGGCTAGAGCGCGGAGATTATTCCTTCCGGGGCGAAGAGCCGAAATGGACTCCGCCCGAAGATGACCCTATTTGGGGCAATCGCCACTTCGACCGCTAG